From the Pseudodesulfovibrio indicus genome, the window AGCTTCCGCAAGACCGTCATCGACGTGAACCGCGACGGCCAGCCCCGCCGGGGCATCGAGCCCGGACGCGGCGGGTTCGCCATCCGCGGCCTGGTGGCGGTCAAGGACGCGGCGGGCAACCGCCTCGGCTCGGTGGAGGTGCTCAAGAGCTACGGCGACGTGTTCAAGCTCTTCCAGGACGAGGAGGGCAGCTATTACACCCTGTACATGAACAGTTCCCTGCTGCCGACCACGACCAATCTCCAGGACCCGGCCAAATACCCGCTGGTGGACGACGCCTTCGTCCGGGTGGCGGGCAAGGAAAACGCCCAGCTCGACGGCGCGGTCACGGCGGACCTGCTGCGCCGGGCCGAGGACGGGCGCTACGTGGCCATTGTCGGGGATTTTGCCGTGGCCTACCTGCCGGTCAAGGACTATCAGGGCAAGAACATCGGCGTGATCACCCTGGCCCGCGACATCTCCCTGCAGAACGCCATCCTGGACAGCGCCTCGGTGCTGGTCCTGGTCCTCTTCGGCCTGGCCGTGGTGGTCCCTCTCCTGACCCTCCTGGTGGTCCTGCGCTACGCCGTGTTCCGTCCCCTGGACCGCATCCGCGCCCTGGCCGAGCGCCGTGTTCCGTCCCCTGGACCGCATCCGCGCCCTGGCCGAGGACGTCTCGCGCGGCAACCTGGCCGAGGGCGAGCCCGTGGCCTCCAAGGACGAGATCGGCTCCATCCACCGTTCGGTGAGCCGCATCCCGGCGACCCTGAGCGCGCTCATCGACGACTGTGAGGCCACGGCCCGCGAGGTGGGGCGCGGCGTGATCCGGACGCGCGGCGACGCCACGCGCTACGAGGGGGCCTACGCCCAGCTCATCCGGTCCATGAACCGGGTGGCCGACACCTACACCGCCACCTTTGATTCCTTCCCGTTCCCGGTGTTCTCCGTGGACCAAAGCCACAAGCTGCTCTTCCTCAACAAGAACGCCCAGGAGATCGCGGGCAGGAGCGACCACGAACTGCTCGGCAAGCCGTGCAGCGGGGTCTTCAATACCGACATCTGCGAAACGGAAAACTGTGTCTGCACCCAGTCCATGCGCACCCGCAAACGGAGCGTGGGTACCACCAGAGGGACCCTGGACAAGGGCGCGGTGGACATCAAGGGGTACGCCTCGCCGCTGTTCGACGAGCACCAGAACGTGGTCGGCGCGCTGGAAGTGGTGGTGGACCAGACCGACATCCTCGATTCCCAGCGCAAGATGCAGCGGGTCGCGGACCGGGCCGGTCGGCTGTCCGAGCGCATGACCACGGCCTCGGGCCAGCTCCTGGACCGAGTCGAGGAATCGCGCCGGGGGGCCGAAGAGCAGAGCGCCCGCGCCACCGAGACGGCCACGGCCATGGACGAGATGAATTCCACCGTGCTGGAGGTGGCCCGTAACGCCAACGAGGCGGCGCTCAACGCCGAGCAGGCCCAGGTTCAGGCCCAGGCCGGACGCGACGTGGTGGTCAAGGTGGCCTCCACCGTCGGCGAGGTCCGGGAGCTTGCCTCCACCCTGAAGGCGAACATGGGCGAGCTGGGCGAACAGGCCGACGGCATCGGCAAGGTCATGACCGTGATCAACGACATCGCGGACCAGACCAACCTGCTGGCGCTCAATGCGGCCATCGAGGCGGCCCGCGCGGGCGACGCCGGGCGCGGCTTCGCCGTTGTCGCGGACGAGGTCCGCAAGCTTGCTGAAAAGACCATGGTCGCCACCACCGAGGTGGGCAACGCCATCGGCGCCATCCAGAGCATGGCCCAGCGCAACGTCAGCGAGACCGACAAGGTGGCCCGCGTGGTCGAGATCTGTACCTCCCTGGCTCGCGACGCGGGCGACTCCCTGCAGGCCATCGTGGAGGTCTCCCGCGACTCCGTGAACCAAGTCCAGGGTATCGCCGCAGCCGCCGAGGAGCAGTCCGCGGCCTCGGAACAGATCACCAAGGCTACCGATGAGATGCACGGCATCTCCAGGAACACCAGCGAAGCCATGGCCGAATCGGCCCGCGCCTGCCACGAGCTGGCCTCCATCGCCAAGGAGCTGGACGGCCTGATCGGAGAGCTCGGCGCCTCCTAGTCCGGACGGACGGCCCGCCCCCCGCAAGCGGGGGGCGGGCCGATCGGCGGATGTACTCACCCCGCCCTTTGTGCTACTCCTCGCGGATCAACCATTGCGAGGTATTGCATGGCACTGCGCGTTATAGAGATCGTCACTCCCCGCGAGGACAAGGAGGACGTGGCCAAGTCCCTTGAGGAACGCCAGTCCGACGAGGGTTACGTGTTCTGGGGTTCGCCCCTGGACGACGGCGAGTCCCTGTCCTTTCGCGTGGTCCTGGACGTGCGCGAGACCGAGGACGTCCTGGACAAGATGGAGAACCTCTTCGCCTGGACCGACAAGTATCGGATCGTGGTCTATCCGGCCGAGGCGACCCTGCCCCGGCTGGACCCGCTGACCAAGGAAGAGGAGGCGGAGAAGAACGGG encodes:
- a CDS encoding cache domain-containing protein, which encodes MSIKFKILLPTIPLVLLIGCGGYLLLSGQFDELRTSYAEMLVGDAARTLEQNTEEAAVRAQEEAALFSRMPAVIEAFTLAHQGNINDESDPVVQSAREGLRLALASTMAGYSETLGSKLQLHFHLPNARSLARMWREKQAKRNGNWVDISDDISSFRKTVIDVNRDGQPRRGIEPGRGGFAIRGLVAVKDAAGNRLGSVEVLKSYGDVFKLFQDEEGSYYTLYMNSSLLPTTTNLQDPAKYPLVDDAFVRVAGKENAQLDGAVTADLLRRAEDGRYVAIVGDFAVAYLPVKDYQGKNIGVITLARDISLQNAILDSASVLVLVLFGLAVVVPLLTLLVVLRYAVFRPLDRIRALAERRVPSPGPHPRPGRGRLARQPGRGRARGLQGRDRLHPPFGEPHPGDPERAHRRL
- a CDS encoding methyl-accepting chemotaxis protein; the encoded protein is MNRVADTYTATFDSFPFPVFSVDQSHKLLFLNKNAQEIAGRSDHELLGKPCSGVFNTDICETENCVCTQSMRTRKRSVGTTRGTLDKGAVDIKGYASPLFDEHQNVVGALEVVVDQTDILDSQRKMQRVADRAGRLSERMTTASGQLLDRVEESRRGAEEQSARATETATAMDEMNSTVLEVARNANEAALNAEQAQVQAQAGRDVVVKVASTVGEVRELASTLKANMGELGEQADGIGKVMTVINDIADQTNLLALNAAIEAARAGDAGRGFAVVADEVRKLAEKTMVATTEVGNAIGAIQSMAQRNVSETDKVARVVEICTSLARDAGDSLQAIVEVSRDSVNQVQGIAAAAEEQSAASEQITKATDEMHGISRNTSEAMAESARACHELASIAKELDGLIGELGAS